One window from the genome of Chroococcidiopsis sp. TS-821 encodes:
- a CDS encoding Rne/Rng family ribonuclease, with translation MPKQIIIAEQHNIAAVFSEDQIQELVVATGRHQIGDIYLGVVENVLPGIDAAFVNIGDTERNGFIHVTDLGPLKLKRTAGAITELLAPQQKVLVQVMKEPTGNKGPRLTGNITLPGRYVVLMPFGRGVNLSRRIKNENERNRLRALAILIKPAGMGLLVRTEAEGKPEEAIMEDLESLQRQWEAILQEAQSTRAPSLLNRDNDFIQRVLRDMYGADVNRIVVDSSTGLKRVKQYLINWSGGQAPQGLLIDHHRDRVPILEYFRINAAIREALKPRVDLPSGGYVIIEPTEALTVIDVNSGSFTRSATARETVLWTNCEAATEIARQLRLRNLAGVIIVDFIDMESRKDQLQVLEHFNKALKADKARPQIAQLSELGLVELTRKRQGQNIYELFGRPCPTCGGLGHLAHLPGESERDPIALRNGGERTMGETLRFAESRDYPTEPTADYNVEPSDNEIVNLNILNHPSYQELGENNKNRRTRRRLIGKAESSVKDEPRIPGAPIVTSDRDQDFELESEANSSEVSLPIISKNNWIERERSARPTKPEPVKPAVAEPPEIVSVEMTPEEQEVYAMMGVSPLVHLNRSVKNSRSLIVNVVLPGQAPSEAAVTEDVPETASSEPVTINGEDSSASLATNTEDSPAATVTDEGDRGGTVVTRRRRRRSSAVEKGEE, from the coding sequence ATGCCAAAACAAATTATCATAGCGGAGCAGCATAATATTGCTGCGGTCTTTTCAGAGGATCAAATTCAAGAACTTGTCGTTGCTACAGGACGACACCAAATAGGTGATATCTATTTAGGTGTTGTCGAAAACGTCTTACCAGGTATCGATGCAGCGTTTGTCAATATAGGTGATACAGAACGTAACGGTTTCATTCATGTTACTGACCTAGGACCGCTTAAGCTCAAGCGCACAGCAGGAGCAATTACAGAACTATTGGCACCACAACAAAAAGTCTTGGTGCAAGTCATGAAGGAGCCAACGGGAAATAAAGGACCTAGGTTGACAGGAAACATTACTTTACCAGGTCGATACGTGGTTTTGATGCCGTTCGGACGTGGCGTAAACCTATCACGACGCATCAAAAATGAAAATGAGCGCAACCGCTTGCGGGCTTTGGCAATTCTGATTAAACCAGCGGGGATGGGTTTACTGGTTCGCACCGAAGCCGAAGGCAAGCCAGAAGAAGCAATTATGGAAGATTTAGAGTCGCTGCAACGGCAATGGGAAGCGATTCTGCAAGAAGCGCAATCGACACGCGCGCCTTCACTTTTGAACCGCGATAACGATTTTATTCAGCGCGTGCTCCGCGATATGTACGGCGCGGATGTGAATCGCATTGTTGTTGATTCGAGCACAGGGCTAAAACGCGTCAAACAATACTTGATCAACTGGAGCGGGGGTCAAGCTCCTCAGGGATTGTTAATCGATCATCACCGCGATCGCGTCCCCATTTTAGAATACTTCCGGATCAACGCCGCAATTCGCGAAGCCCTAAAACCGAGAGTTGACTTGCCTTCGGGTGGATACGTGATCATCGAACCGACCGAAGCTTTAACGGTTATCGATGTGAACTCTGGATCGTTCACGCGCTCCGCAACGGCACGCGAAACCGTACTGTGGACAAACTGCGAAGCTGCAACCGAAATTGCGCGCCAACTGCGCTTACGCAATCTTGCAGGAGTCATTATTGTTGATTTCATCGATATGGAATCGCGTAAAGACCAATTGCAAGTGTTAGAACATTTTAATAAAGCGCTTAAAGCTGATAAAGCGCGACCGCAGATTGCGCAGTTATCCGAGTTAGGATTAGTCGAATTAACTCGTAAGCGTCAAGGACAAAACATTTACGAATTATTTGGTCGCCCTTGTCCTACCTGTGGTGGATTAGGACATTTAGCACATCTTCCCGGAGAATCGGAACGCGATCCTATTGCGCTGCGAAATGGGGGAGAACGAACTATGGGTGAAACGCTGCGGTTTGCAGAATCGCGAGATTATCCGACCGAGCCAACCGCCGATTATAATGTCGAACCAAGCGACAATGAAATTGTCAATCTCAATATTCTGAACCATCCTAGTTATCAAGAATTGGGAGAAAACAACAAAAATCGCCGGACTCGACGTCGCTTGATTGGTAAAGCCGAGAGTTCTGTCAAGGATGAACCGCGGATACCTGGTGCACCGATCGTGACCAGCGATCGCGACCAAGACTTTGAACTAGAATCAGAAGCAAACTCCTCCGAGGTATCGTTACCAATTATCAGCAAAAATAATTGGATCGAACGCGAGCGTAGCGCTCGACCGACAAAACCAGAACCAGTGAAACCTGCGGTAGCCGAACCACCGGAGATTGTTTCGGTGGAAATGACACCAGAAGAACAGGAAGTTTACGCAATGATGGGCGTGTCGCCGTTGGTACACTTGAACCGATCAGTCAAAAATTCGCGATCGCTAATTGTTAACGTCGTCCTACCAGGACAGGCTCCTTCAGAAGCTGCGGTAACAGAAGATGTTCCCGAAACCGCATCATCAGAACCGGTGACGATCAATGGGGAAGATTCTTCCGCATCTTTGGCAACCAACACTGAAGACTCTCCAGCTGCGACTGTAACTGATGAAGGCGATCGTGGCGGAACTGTTGTCACTCGCAGGCGTCGCCGTCGGTCGTCGGCAGTAGAAAAAGGTGAAGAATAA
- the clpS gene encoding ATP-dependent Clp protease adapter ClpS encodes MSVETLEKQSTNRKLAPRYRVLLHNDDYNSMEYVVQVLMQTVPSITQPQAVSIMMEAHTNGIALVITCAQEHAEFYCETLKNHGLTSTIEPEE; translated from the coding sequence GTGTCTGTCGAAACTCTTGAGAAGCAATCAACGAACAGAAAGCTCGCACCTCGATACCGCGTGCTACTTCATAATGATGACTACAACAGCATGGAGTATGTAGTGCAGGTATTAATGCAAACGGTGCCGAGTATTACCCAGCCGCAAGCAGTTAGCATTATGATGGAAGCGCACACAAACGGGATAGCGCTCGTGATTACATGCGCGCAAGAACACGCTGAGTTTTACTGTGAAACCTTGAAAAATCATGGTTTAACCAGCACGATTGAACCAGAGGAATAA
- the bchH gene encoding magnesium chelatase subunit H, which translates to MQRIVLIAGFESFNADLYRKAALLAEERCPELAIEVFSDRDITAKPDAVATALADAQVFFGSLIFDYDQVLWLRDRVQHIPIRLVFESALELMSLTRLGEFAIGDKPKGMPKPVKFILDKFSQGREEDRLAGYISFLKIGPKLLKFVPGKKIQDLRNWLIIYSYWNAGGVENVAALFWTLAEKYLGIKVGEIPPPVETPNMGLLHPDYQGYFETPREYLEWYQRRSPRSEVKGQNCVGILLYRKHVVTRQPYIPQLIRCFEEAGLIPVPIFINGVEGHVAVRDWMTTAYETAQRQSGNVAIASLSPEAVEVDAIVSTIGFPLVGGPAGSMEAGRQVEVAKRILSAKNVPYIVAAPLLIQDIYSWTRQGVGGLQSVVLYALPELDGAIDPVPLGGLVGEKIYLVPERVQRLIGRVKKWIALRQKPVSERKIAIILYGFPPGYGATGTAALLNVPRSLLKLLQALKEQGYTVGDLPTDGEELIRQVKAADEDPHSGNLIKARTLETWLGYLKTSWIEKYWKSLTSSGIKTYGDEFLIGGIQLGNVWIGVQPPLGIPGDPMRLMFERDLTPHPQYAAFYLWLQHEFQADAVVHFGMHGTVEWLPGSPLGNTGYSWSDILLGNLPHLYIYAANNPSESILAKRRGYGVLISHNVPPYGRAGLYKELVALRDLIAEYREDPEKNYALKAAICKKIVDTGIDADCPFEDAKRLGIAFTPENARMFSNAAFNHYLVQVYEYLQVLENRLFSSGLHILGEPPTAEELTSYLQAYFGEELSEEIVNAIALGKHKQADMVLPQEALQIRDLLAQNTDEIANLLRGLNGEYIPPAPGGDLLRDGIGVLPTGRNIHALDPYRMPSPAAYERGKEIAQKIIAQHLQEHKTYPETVAVMLWGLDAIKTRGESLGILLELVGAEPVKEGTGRIVRYELKPLSEVGHPRIDVLGNLSGIFRDSFVNIIELLDDLFQRAATAEEPEEQNFIRKHYLALRSQGVENASARLFSNPAGDFGSMVNERVVDGNWESGDELGDTWRDRNVFSYGRRDKGQARPEVLAQLLQKCDRIVQEIDSVEYGLTDIQEYYANTGGLKKAAEKQRKKKVNASFVESFSKDTTPRNLDDLLRMEYRTKLLNPKWAEAMANQGSGGAFEISQRMTALIGWGGTADFSDSWVYDQAADTYALDPEMAEKLRKANPEAFRNIVGRMLEAHGRGFWQANAEKLEKLRELYELADEELEGVTV; encoded by the coding sequence ATGCAACGCATTGTTTTGATTGCAGGGTTTGAATCGTTCAATGCTGATTTGTACCGCAAAGCAGCACTACTAGCGGAAGAGCGCTGTCCAGAATTGGCAATTGAGGTATTTAGCGATCGCGATATCACTGCGAAGCCCGACGCAGTCGCCACCGCGCTGGCAGATGCCCAGGTATTTTTTGGTAGTCTAATATTTGATTACGACCAAGTTTTGTGGCTGCGCGATCGCGTTCAACATATTCCGATACGCCTTGTTTTTGAGTCAGCACTCGAATTAATGAGTTTAACTCGCCTTGGGGAGTTTGCGATCGGCGACAAGCCCAAAGGAATGCCCAAGCCCGTCAAATTTATTTTAGACAAGTTCAGTCAAGGGCGTGAAGAAGATCGTCTTGCTGGATATATTAGCTTTTTAAAAATTGGACCAAAACTACTTAAATTTGTTCCAGGGAAAAAGATCCAAGACCTGCGTAACTGGCTAATCATTTACAGTTACTGGAACGCGGGCGGTGTAGAAAACGTTGCTGCCTTATTTTGGACACTCGCAGAAAAGTATTTGGGTATAAAAGTCGGTGAAATTCCACCCCCAGTAGAAACACCCAATATGGGATTGCTACACCCTGATTATCAAGGCTACTTTGAAACTCCGCGCGAATATCTTGAATGGTATCAAAGGAGAAGTCCGAGGTCAGAGGTCAAAGGTCAGAACTGCGTAGGTATATTATTATACCGCAAGCACGTTGTTACGCGACAGCCCTATATTCCACAGTTAATTCGCTGTTTTGAAGAGGCAGGGTTAATTCCAGTACCAATTTTTATCAATGGTGTTGAAGGTCATGTTGCAGTACGCGACTGGATGACGACTGCGTATGAAACGGCACAACGCCAGTCGGGCAATGTCGCAATTGCTTCTCTATCACCAGAAGCCGTAGAAGTTGATGCGATTGTCTCCACAATTGGCTTTCCCCTAGTCGGCGGTCCCGCAGGTTCTATGGAAGCAGGGCGACAAGTAGAAGTTGCCAAACGAATTTTGAGTGCGAAAAATGTCCCGTATATTGTTGCTGCTCCATTACTCATTCAAGATATTTATTCGTGGACGCGCCAAGGCGTGGGAGGGTTGCAAAGCGTTGTGCTGTACGCATTGCCAGAGCTTGATGGTGCGATCGATCCGGTTCCTTTAGGAGGATTGGTAGGGGAGAAAATTTATTTAGTTCCCGAACGCGTACAGCGGTTGATTGGTAGAGTCAAAAAATGGATCGCTTTGCGTCAAAAACCAGTGAGCGAGCGAAAGATTGCAATCATTTTGTATGGTTTTCCTCCTGGTTATGGTGCGACAGGAACTGCTGCATTATTGAACGTACCGCGATCGCTCCTGAAATTGCTCCAAGCACTGAAAGAGCAAGGTTACACCGTCGGAGACTTACCCACAGATGGCGAAGAGTTAATTCGTCAAGTGAAAGCTGCTGACGAAGATCCGCACAGCGGTAATCTGATAAAGGCGCGGACTTTAGAAACGTGGTTGGGTTATCTCAAAACATCTTGGATTGAAAAATACTGGAAATCATTAACCAGTAGTGGTATCAAAACCTATGGCGATGAGTTTCTGATCGGTGGCATACAACTTGGTAACGTTTGGATTGGCGTACAACCGCCGCTAGGAATTCCTGGCGATCCAATGCGGTTAATGTTTGAGCGCGACTTGACACCGCACCCACAATATGCAGCATTTTATCTATGGTTGCAGCACGAGTTTCAAGCTGATGCGGTTGTTCACTTTGGGATGCATGGCACTGTCGAATGGTTGCCTGGTTCGCCATTGGGAAATACCGGTTATTCGTGGTCAGATATTTTGTTAGGTAACTTGCCGCATCTGTATATATATGCAGCGAATAATCCTTCAGAATCGATTTTGGCGAAGCGGCGAGGATATGGCGTCTTAATTTCGCACAATGTCCCGCCTTACGGTCGGGCAGGGTTGTATAAAGAATTAGTCGCATTACGAGACTTAATTGCGGAATATCGCGAAGACCCCGAAAAGAATTATGCTTTAAAAGCAGCAATTTGCAAGAAAATCGTCGATACAGGAATCGATGCCGATTGTCCGTTTGAGGATGCAAAACGCTTAGGTATTGCGTTTACCCCAGAAAATGCGCGGATGTTTAGTAATGCAGCATTTAACCATTACTTAGTACAGGTGTATGAATATCTACAGGTATTAGAAAACCGCCTATTTTCCTCAGGGCTGCATATCTTAGGAGAACCACCTACCGCAGAAGAATTGACAAGCTACCTTCAAGCTTATTTCGGCGAAGAATTATCCGAGGAGATCGTTAATGCGATCGCCCTCGGTAAGCACAAGCAAGCAGATATGGTCTTACCCCAAGAAGCTTTACAAATCCGCGATCTTCTAGCCCAAAACACTGATGAAATCGCAAACCTACTCAGGGGACTCAATGGCGAATACATTCCGCCTGCACCTGGTGGTGATTTGTTACGCGATGGAATTGGTGTCTTACCAACAGGGCGCAATATTCATGCTTTAGATCCTTACCGCATGCCATCACCAGCAGCGTACGAACGCGGCAAAGAAATTGCGCAAAAAATCATTGCTCAACACCTGCAAGAACACAAAACATATCCTGAGACGGTCGCTGTGATGTTGTGGGGATTAGATGCGATTAAAACGCGCGGCGAGTCGTTGGGTATTTTATTAGAACTAGTCGGTGCAGAACCTGTCAAAGAAGGAACAGGAAGAATTGTCCGCTACGAGTTGAAACCTTTGTCTGAGGTAGGACATCCTCGGATTGACGTATTGGGAAATCTTTCCGGTATTTTCCGCGATAGCTTTGTGAATATTATCGAGTTACTCGACGACTTATTTCAACGCGCCGCAACTGCCGAAGAACCAGAAGAGCAAAACTTTATTCGCAAGCATTATTTAGCTTTGCGGTCGCAAGGAGTCGAAAATGCTTCAGCACGGTTGTTTTCTAATCCAGCGGGCGATTTTGGTTCAATGGTAAATGAAAGAGTTGTGGATGGTAACTGGGAATCGGGTGATGAGTTAGGTGATACTTGGCGCGATCGCAATGTATTCAGTTATGGTAGACGCGATAAAGGTCAAGCCCGACCAGAAGTATTAGCACAATTATTGCAAAAGTGCGATCGCATCGTGCAAGAGATTGACTCAGTAGAATATGGTCTGACTGATATTCAAGAATACTATGCCAACACGGGTGGTTTAAAAAAGGCAGCAGAAAAGCAACGCAAAAAGAAAGTCAACGCCAGTTTTGTCGAAAGCTTCTCCAAAGATACAACTCCCCGCAACTTAGATGATTTATTGCGGATGGAGTATCGCACCAAATTACTCAATCCCAAGTGGGCGGAAGCAATGGCCAATCAAGGTTCGGGCGGTGCATTTGAGATTTCCCAGCGGATGACAGCTTTGATTGGCTGGGGCGGTACAGCTGATTTTAGCGATTCTTGGGTTTATGACCAAGCAGCAGATACATATGCACTCGATCCAGAAATGGCAGAAAAGTTGCGTAAGGCAAATCCTGAAGCTTTTCGTAACATCGTTGGCAGAATGTTAGAAGCTCACGGGCGAGGTTTTTGGCAAGCCAATGCAGAGAAATTAGAGAAGTTACGAGAGTTATATGAACTTGCAGACGAGGAGTTAGAAGGCGTGACAGTTTAG
- a CDS encoding ribonuclease HII yields the protein MSLAGVDEAGRGALFGPVVAAAVILPPAALPELAASQVRDSKQLSSYRRQQLAEKICTLAVDWRVGFATTAEIDRMNILQASLLAMKRALTKLKVQPELCLVDGNQAIEDLLVPQQTLVKGDERSLTIAAASIIAKVWRDALIMRLATKYPMYDLVSNKGYGTARHLQALQQYGPSRLHRLSFRPCQIRAMGTGGVGE from the coding sequence ATTTCCCTAGCTGGGGTAGACGAAGCCGGACGCGGAGCGCTGTTTGGTCCTGTCGTAGCAGCAGCAGTCATTTTACCTCCGGCTGCCTTACCAGAATTAGCCGCGAGTCAAGTGCGCGACAGTAAACAACTATCAAGTTACCGTCGACAACAATTGGCAGAAAAAATCTGCACCTTGGCTGTGGATTGGCGAGTTGGTTTTGCGACTACAGCCGAAATTGACAGGATGAATATCTTACAAGCATCGCTCTTAGCAATGAAGCGGGCATTAACTAAACTCAAAGTACAGCCCGAACTGTGTTTGGTTGACGGGAATCAAGCGATCGAGGACTTGCTAGTACCGCAACAAACCCTTGTTAAAGGCGACGAGCGATCGCTGACGATTGCTGCTGCCAGTATTATCGCGAAAGTATGGCGTGACGCTCTCATCATGCGCCTCGCTACTAAGTATCCGATGTATGACTTGGTATCAAATAAAGGTTACGGTACAGCACGTCATCTGCAAGCACTGCAACAATACGGTCCCTCGCGATTGCATAGGTTGTCGTTTCGTCCCTGTCAAATTAGGGCAATGGGTACTGGGGGAGTTGGGGAATAA
- a CDS encoding TIGR03960 family B12-binding radical SAM protein, which produces MTVAVERLITSEISRPARYLGNELGAVHKPWETAKVRWVLTYPELYEVGASNLGHVILYNILNAQPRQLCDRAYLPAPDLANKLRATQTPLFAVESKRALQEFDILGFSLSYELGATNILEMLDLAGIPLTWKDRQASDTYPLIFAGGQTATSNPEPYADFFDFFAIGDGEELLPEIGLVLEEGKTRGLSRRELLLDLAQVPGVYVPQFYAMAGDGSVHPLDANVPRRILRRVAAPIPAYSIGLVPYVETVHDRLTIEIRRGCTRGCRFCQPGMLTRPARDVEPEAVVSAIEQGMRATGYNEFSLLSLSCSDYLSLPAVGMEIKNRLQAENISLSLPSQRVDRFDQNIAHILGGARQSGLTFAPEAGTQRMRDIVNKGLTNEELLRGVKTAWEQGWDKIKLYFMIGLPGETDADVLGIAETVAWLQRECRAKGRRPLAFNLTISNFTPKPHTPFQWHSVSTAEFQRKQELLRQEFRRMKGVKVNFTDVRISAMEDFIGRGDRRISSVIRRAWELGAGMDSWYDSVERAFNAWGKAIAEAGLSWKYRQVEQGEWNLMEAPQPALDAPLPWDHIDTGISKQWLKDDLQRALAAVTVPDCSFDGCSHCGVCSTDFGHNVVIEPPPIPEFAGNFVPKTTKVQRLRVHFGKQGDMALVGHLDLLRLFDRAIRRAALPISFTGGFHPSPRMSIAQALPLGATSSGEIIDFELTQELSPQEFQLRLSQQLPSNIPIYSVAVVDLKAPAATQILDKAEYLITVATKANTTSAQWQAWVAAIAESKAIWFEQQSKSGKRQNVNLRDRLFELSVEPRAADAIIRYVGSCRNDGTQLRPEQAIFMLEQVAPQQEFQILHVHRQRLILEQTVSL; this is translated from the coding sequence GTGACAGTTGCTGTTGAAAGATTAATTACATCTGAGATATCACGACCTGCGCGTTATCTAGGAAACGAGTTAGGGGCCGTTCACAAGCCGTGGGAAACGGCTAAAGTCCGCTGGGTATTGACTTATCCAGAACTTTATGAAGTTGGTGCATCCAACTTAGGGCACGTTATTTTATACAATATTCTGAACGCGCAACCGCGACAGTTGTGCGATCGCGCCTACCTACCTGCACCTGACTTAGCTAATAAACTGCGCGCCACGCAAACGCCTTTATTTGCCGTTGAGTCTAAGCGTGCTTTACAAGAATTTGATATTCTCGGCTTCAGCCTGAGTTACGAGCTTGGCGCTACCAATATTCTAGAAATGTTGGATTTAGCTGGAATTCCACTGACATGGAAAGATAGACAAGCGTCAGATACTTATCCGCTCATTTTTGCAGGCGGGCAAACCGCAACCTCTAACCCCGAACCCTACGCGGACTTTTTCGACTTCTTTGCTATAGGAGACGGCGAAGAATTACTTCCAGAAATCGGCTTAGTGCTCGAAGAAGGTAAAACACGCGGGCTAAGCCGTCGAGAGTTATTACTCGACTTGGCACAAGTTCCTGGAGTTTACGTGCCGCAATTTTATGCTATGGCAGGTGATGGCTCAGTACATCCATTAGATGCAAACGTGCCAAGAAGAATTCTCCGCCGCGTTGCTGCACCGATTCCTGCGTACTCAATTGGCTTAGTTCCCTACGTCGAAACCGTCCACGATCGCCTTACAATTGAAATTCGGCGGGGTTGTACGCGGGGTTGTCGTTTTTGTCAACCAGGAATGCTGACACGTCCAGCACGCGATGTCGAACCCGAAGCGGTAGTCAGCGCAATCGAACAGGGAATGCGTGCTACAGGTTACAATGAGTTTTCACTGCTGTCTTTGTCATGTTCGGATTATCTATCGCTCCCGGCGGTAGGTATGGAAATTAAAAATCGCTTGCAAGCGGAGAATATTTCCTTATCGTTACCCAGCCAACGCGTCGATCGCTTTGATCAGAATATTGCGCATATCCTAGGGGGTGCGCGACAGTCAGGCTTGACGTTTGCGCCCGAAGCCGGAACGCAGCGGATGCGGGATATTGTTAATAAAGGGTTGACAAATGAAGAACTGCTACGAGGGGTAAAAACAGCTTGGGAACAAGGTTGGGATAAAATCAAGCTGTATTTTATGATCGGTTTACCAGGTGAAACGGACGCAGATGTTTTGGGAATTGCCGAAACTGTAGCTTGGTTGCAGCGTGAATGTCGCGCTAAAGGTAGAAGACCGCTCGCATTTAACTTGACAATATCAAACTTTACACCAAAGCCGCATACTCCATTTCAATGGCACTCAGTTTCTACTGCGGAATTTCAACGAAAACAAGAACTATTACGTCAGGAATTTCGCCGGATGAAAGGAGTCAAGGTGAACTTCACCGACGTGCGCATTTCGGCGATGGAAGATTTTATCGGTAGAGGCGATCGCCGAATTAGCAGTGTGATTCGGCGGGCGTGGGAACTCGGTGCTGGAATGGATTCTTGGTATGACAGTGTAGAACGAGCTTTCAACGCTTGGGGCAAAGCGATCGCTGAAGCTGGATTAAGTTGGAAATACCGTCAGGTGGAGCAGGGAGAGTGGAACCTGATGGAAGCGCCACAACCTGCACTTGATGCCCCGTTACCTTGGGATCATATTGATACCGGAATTAGCAAGCAATGGTTAAAAGACGATCTGCAACGTGCTTTAGCTGCAGTAACAGTACCTGATTGTTCGTTCGACGGTTGTTCGCATTGTGGGGTATGCAGTACTGACTTTGGTCATAATGTGGTAATCGAACCACCGCCCATTCCCGAATTTGCAGGTAATTTCGTGCCAAAAACAACTAAAGTGCAGCGATTGCGCGTCCATTTTGGCAAACAAGGTGATATGGCTTTAGTTGGTCATCTCGATTTGCTGCGATTGTTCGATCGGGCAATTCGTCGCGCCGCATTACCAATTTCGTTTACAGGTGGCTTTCATCCAAGCCCGCGCATGAGTATTGCCCAAGCCTTGCCATTAGGCGCAACAAGTAGCGGTGAGATTATTGACTTTGAGTTGACGCAAGAATTATCTCCACAGGAATTTCAACTCCGCTTGAGCCAACAATTGCCAAGCAACATACCAATTTACAGCGTAGCAGTTGTTGATTTGAAAGCACCCGCCGCGACTCAAATCTTAGACAAAGCCGAGTATTTGATTACTGTCGCGACAAAAGCTAATACCACTTCTGCCCAATGGCAAGCGTGGGTAGCCGCGATCGCCGAATCAAAAGCAATTTGGTTTGAGCAACAAAGTAAGTCTGGTAAACGCCAAAATGTGAATTTACGCGATCGCTTGTTTGAGTTATCTGTTGAACCACGCGCAGCAGACGCCATCATCCGATATGTTGGTAGCTGTCGCAATGATGGCACGCAACTTCGACCAGAACAGGCGATCTTTATGCTAGAGCAAGTTGCGCCCCAGCAAGAATTTCAAATTCTGCACGTCCACCGCCAGCGGCTAATCTTGGAACAAACCGTTTCACTTTAA
- a CDS encoding STAS domain-containing protein, translated as MMQTMIAYPKITLIKPYGSFDAVSAAEFQRQLKTAITQDERTSILVDMEHVESINSAGLVALVQSLDLAKAWGRRLSLCAVSPAVRIIFELTQLDLVFEIFESIAAFEEAIAISEVATAHSYYSQETMCA; from the coding sequence ATGATGCAAACAATGATTGCCTATCCAAAGATTACGCTCATAAAACCTTACGGTTCTTTCGATGCTGTCAGTGCAGCGGAATTTCAACGACAACTAAAAACAGCAATTACTCAAGATGAGCGCACTAGCATTTTAGTAGATATGGAACATGTAGAATCTATTAATAGTGCTGGTCTAGTTGCCCTAGTTCAGAGCTTAGATCTAGCAAAAGCTTGGGGAAGAAGATTGAGTCTATGCGCGGTATCACCTGCAGTGCGAATCATTTTTGAATTAACTCAGCTCGATCTCGTATTTGAGATCTTTGAAAGCATTGCGGCTTTTGAAGAGGCGATCGCTATTTCTGAGGTAGCAACAGCGCATAGCTACTACTCACAGGAAACAATGTGTGCATAA
- a CDS encoding DUF1997 domain-containing protein, with translation MSTRFNASQAVEIIVPEQPVPIQHYLRQPQRLVNALVDPSRVKHLSAERFRLTMRPLTFMTLSIQPTVDIKVWAEANGTIYLQSQGCEIRGIDYINQRFALKLNGYLSPYQVGSKTGLQGNADLEVQVELPPPLWLTPKPILETAGNGLLKSVLLTIKQRLQHQLLADYYAWASDTEETNAGLIIPQLPQYPLP, from the coding sequence ATGTCTACTCGGTTTAATGCTTCCCAAGCCGTCGAAATTATTGTTCCAGAGCAACCGGTTCCTATTCAACACTATTTGCGACAGCCGCAGCGTCTTGTTAATGCTTTAGTCGATCCAAGTCGAGTTAAGCATTTGAGTGCCGAGCGTTTTCGCTTGACGATGCGTCCGCTAACTTTTATGACACTGAGTATTCAACCAACAGTAGACATCAAAGTGTGGGCAGAAGCGAACGGCACAATTTATTTACAGTCACAAGGCTGTGAAATTCGTGGAATCGATTATATCAATCAACGTTTTGCCCTCAAACTCAATGGTTACTTGTCTCCTTACCAAGTTGGAAGTAAAACAGGTTTACAGGGAAACGCTGATTTAGAAGTTCAAGTGGAGTTACCACCCCCGTTGTGGTTAACACCCAAGCCAATCTTGGAAACTGCGGGTAATGGTTTACTCAAGAGCGTGTTATTAACAATCAAACAAAGACTTCAGCATCAACTTTTAGCAGATTACTATGCTTGGGCAAGTGACACGGAAGAGACTAACGCTGGTTTGATTATTCCCCAACTCCCCCAGTACCCATTGCCCTAA